The sequence GAATTTTAAGAAAAACAAATATGCTACAAGCCATATTAAACACCGAAATTATTTTTTTTCTAATACCTGGTGCCATAAAATTACTTGTTGGAAGAAGAAAATATTTAATACCTGTCCGCTTAATTATTTCGATGTCACCGGGATTATTTCTGGTTACAAAAATTACTTCGTAGTTCCTTTCTCTTATTGCTTCAGCCACTGCAATTGCGGGATATATATGTCCCCCTGTGCCTCCAGCGACAATCAAGATTCTAGAGTTCATATTTTTTATATTTTGGGGCAAATTTTAAACTTTCAATGCAAATTTTAGGACTGTATCTCGTGATATTTAATATGATACCTATTGCCAACAAGTTGGATATTAACGCAGATCCACCATATGAAATAAAAGGAAGTGGCTGACCCGTTGTTGGGATTAGTGCCAAATTAACCGAGAGATGAACGAAGAAATAAATTGATATTAAAGTTATTAACCCTACAAGTAGCATTTTGTCGAAATAGTCATTCATATAAAAACTTATTTTTACTACGCGATTAAATAACAAGAAGAACAACGTAAACAATCCGAGGCTCCCCCAAAAACCCACTTCTTCGGCTATTGAAGAAAAAATAAAATCTGTGTGCGCTTTAGGCAAAAAATACAATTTTTGTTTACCTTCTCCCAAACCCTTACCAAACAATCCTCCTGATCCAACTGCGATTATTGCTTGGTACTGTTGATAAGAATTTAACAAATGTTCTTTTATACGTTTTTGAGCATACGGTACAGTTAATATTGTCGCAAAAAATAGAATTAGCGAAGCAATAACCCCGAGGATCAAATAACGAATCTTAAATTCGCTAAGGCCAACCATGATTAGGCTTGATATGCCAATTATTATACTTGTGCCAATTGCTGGCTGACAGAGCGTTAGAAGAATTATAATTCCAATGATTAACAGTGGGGTTAAATGGTTTTTAGCAGATTTTCGTGTACGTGAAGATCCTGTATTATTAAAACTTTCGTACGATTTTGCGAAATAAGCACTTAACCAAATGACGAGGAAAATTTTAATCAATTCTATTGGTTGAAAAAACAAAATCCAACGTCGCGCCGAAGCAACTTTCTTGCCAGTAATAAGTGTAATTATCAAAATTAAGATACTAACAAATATTATACAATCAATTAGAGTAAATTTTTTGAGTATTAATTTATTTAATGCCAATTTTCGAAAAAGCGGATATGGGAAGTAAGTCGCGCACAACAATATTATTGTTCCAATAGCGGTTCGTACTAAATGCTTTTTGAAAAAAGATATTTCTGGTGAAAATGACTTTTCCCATCCATAGTGCAAAGTAACCGAGTAGATTGCTACTAAACCGCTTGCTATTAACAGACCAACAAGAAAACATAATACCAAATCAGGATTGCTAAGCATTGAGCGTTTGTATTGATAAGATCTTGTTGCACTGTTCATATAAAATTATCTGCTCGTTAAATCTAGAACTAATTTTTTAAAAAGATTACCTCGTTCCTCAAAATTGGAGAACATATCAAAACTGGCAAATCCGGGTGAAAATAGTATTATATCGCGCGGACGAGCAAGATGCATTGCAGTTTTAATTGCATTTTTTAGAGTGTGGGAGACGTAGGCGTTTTTGTATTTGTAGTATTTTAAAAGTTTATATAGTTTAAATCGGTTTTCTCCCAACAGTATTGTATGTTTAGCTTTATGAATGATTGCTTTTACGTATGCATCTAGAGGTAGGTTTTTTTCTTTCCCACCTGTTATTAAAATCACGGGTTGTGTAAATGCACTTAGTGTTTCTATGCCTGCTGCTGGATTTGTACACATGGAATTATTAATGTATTTTACATTTTTATTTTCAGTTACAAATTCTAATCGATGGTTTAATCCCACAAAAGTAGAAAGAAGTTTTTTTATAGCACAATTTTTAATACCTATAAGTTTTGCGGCGCAGATCGCTGCTAAAATACTACTAAGAAACTGCTTACCTTTTAAATTAATATCAGCAATATTGCAAATTTTTTCGTTGTTAAAATAAATTATATCATTTTTGAGAAAAACCCCCTTTACTTCTTTTCGTATGGAAAAGAAATATAAGTTTGATTTAATTCTTTTAATGTGTTCCATAATTAGACTGTCGTCACAATTAACAATAGCGAAATCTTTGTCTGTTTGATTTTCGAAAATTTTAAATTTAATATTACAGTACTCAGACATCGTTCTGTGTCGATCAAGATGATCATGCGAAATATTTAGTAAAATTCCAATGTGAGGTCTAAAAGACTTGCATCGTTCCAACTGAAAACTTGACACCTCAATAATATAATATTCTTTAGGTGTTTGTAATAGAGAGTGTGAAAACGGCAAGCCGGGAGCCAAATTCCCTCCCCAAAAACATTTTCTGTTCGCTTCAGCTAAAATTTTCCCCAGCAGAACGGTTGTTGTAGACTTTCCATTTGTGCCCGTGATTGCTATAATTGGTGATTTTATGAAATTACTAGTAAATTCTACTTCATCATATATTGGAATATTATTTTTTCTTAAGCACCTAACAATGTAATTATTCTCTTTAATCCCCGGACTTACAATTGCAAATTCAATATCATCAATGTGATTTTTGATTTTATGTTTATCCTTTATAAATGTAAAATTGGGATTTGTGTTAAAGAGACACAGATAATCGGAAGAAACATTGTTAATATTATCGTCATAGCATAATATTCTAACGTTCGTTCTGATTAAATACCGTAAAACAGACTGCCCTATTTTACCCAATCCGAGTATTATAACTTTTTTGTTATGATTATTCAGACCAAACCTGTTGTGTTTCATCGTATTTTAAGTGTAGAAATAGCTAAAATTGCCGAAATGATGCCTAAAATCCAAAAACGAACCACAATTTTGGGTTCCGGCCAGCCACATAATTCAAAATGATGGTGCAGTGGAGCCATACGAAAAATTCGTTTGCCATGTGTTAAATGAAAATATACTACCTGGATGAATACAGTAAAAATTTCTAATAGAAATACTCCACCTATTAGTACGAATAAAAACTCATGTTTAGAAACTATTGCGGAATATCCAATTATTGCGCCTAACGGTAATGAACCTGTATCACCCATAAAAATTTGAGCTGGATGGGAATTAAACCACAAAAATCCCAGACAGGCCCCTAGAACAGCAAAACAGATTACACTCATTTCACCGGCACCAGGGACATAAAGAATGTTTAAATAAGTACTGATTTTACCGTGTCCGGAAACATACGTTAGTATCCCATAGCCGAGACTAGCAATTCCTAACAAACCAGTTGCCAATCCATCTAAGCCATCAGCGAAATTTACTGCATTTGACGTTACTAGTAAAATTAAAACTACCCAGGGGATAAAGAAATGCTTAAAATTGATGTTGATGTTTTTAAAGAATGGGAAATTTGTCATAGTGACAATTTCTTTATTAGCCGAAAAATAAAACAAGATCAACGCTGCAATTATAGAAATAATTATTTGATAAAAAAGTTTGGTCTTAATACTCAATCCTCGGGCATTATTGCGCCGAATTTTGTGGTAGTCATCTGCATACCCCAACGCCCCAAAAGAAAGAAGTACAAATATGCCGACTATGATATTCAAATTTTTTAAATCAGCAAACAGTAAAGTGGCTATTACAATGGCACTAATTATTAGAAGCCCACCCATGGATGGGGTTCCTGCTTTAGTCATGTGAAGCCTCGGAACCTCATTTCTTATGTTTTGACCTATTGAATATTTGCGGAGTGTTTTAATAAACCAAGGTCCCAGTAATAGACAAATTATAAGGGCTAAGGTAGCAGCATACGCAGCCCGAAAGGTAATGTAGCGGAAAATATTGAAAAAGCTAACATAATGTTTTAGGGGATATAGTAGCAAGTAAACCATATGTTATTATGTTTCTTTTAGTATTTTTAATGTTTGTTTGACAACCGCAAAGTCACTATATGGGATTTTCCGATCGCCAATTATTTGATATTTTTCATGTCCTTTACCTGCTATCAAAACAGCGTCATCTTTTTGTGCCATTAAAATAGCTTCTTTGATTGCTTGAGAGCGATTAACAATTATTTTATAGTTATCTTTTTTAATACCAGTCGTAATATTTTTTATTATATCTAATGGATTTTCATTACGAGGATTATCGGATGTGATTACCGCAAAATCCGCCAATTCGGTACTAATTTTCCCCATTAAGGGTCTTTTTTGAGCATCTCGATTACCACCGCACCCGAATACTACTATTATCCGTCCTTTTGTTATTTCGCGCAGGGATTTAATAACCGTTTCTAGCGCTCTCGGGGTATGGGCATAATCGATATAAATATTAACTTTATTGTTTGCAGTAATTTTTTGTAGTCTACCAGTAACCAGGGAGCAAGCTGAAATTCCTTGTGGTATTATTTCATATGGAATTTTTAAAGCATACGCAGCTGCTATTGCTCCTAACATATTAAATACATTATGCTCTCCGATCATCGGTAGAATAACGTCCAGTTCGATTTCGTTGTCGGATTCTCTATTTGTTATTTTTACTAATACGTTCGTTCCCTTGATTGTTTTTGACAAAATTTTTCCGGCGACGATTGTCTTAACCTGGTCCGGGATATTAAATAAATTAACCCCGTAACCTATTACTGTTGCATCAGTATTTTTAACGATTATTTGAGAGAATTTGTCGTTTAGATTAACTGCTGCGTATCCATTTGAGGCTACCATTTGAAAAAGTTTTAATTTGGCTTTTTTGTATGCACTGAGTGTCCGATGAAAATCAAGGTGGTCTTGGGAGATATTTGTAAATACGGCAACGTGAAAATCTAAACCATGAACTCGGTTTAAAGCTAAGGCATGTGAAGAAACCTCACAGATACAATACTGGATATTTTTCGTTCTCAGGTTATGTAGAAACCTAACTAAGTCTAAGCTTTCAGGTGTTGTGTGAGATGCTCGTAAATATCTCTCTCCGTCATAGTATTTTATGGTGCCGATTAATCCAGTAGATTTTCCGGCGGCCTCAAGAATAGATTTTATTATGTAAGAAGTGGTTGTTTTGCCATCTGTTCCGGTAATACCAATAAGTTTGATGCTGTTAGAAGGATAATCGTAAAACCAATTAGCCGCCGTGGCCAAAAAGCGGCGGCAATCATTGCTAATAATAAATGTAATATGAGGATATGCGTTTGATAAACGATTTATTAAACTGCGATCTTTGCATACAATTACCGATGCTCCTCGGCTAATTGCTTCATTGATATAACTTTTTCCTGAGCAAAAAAAGCCATCGATAGCCACAAACATATAGTTTTTATTTACCGCCTTAGAGTGATAGGCAATTCCATCGATTTCTCGATTTTGATTGCCGATTACTGAACAATCTGTTAATTTACAAAGATCGCGCAAAAATTTCATAAATTAGTTAACAAGTTAAACGGATAATGCTTATTAAGTAGTAAAATTTCCGTTGCCAGATCTCTAAACAACGGGCATACCGTTTCCCCGGCAAAGCGGAACTTCTGGGGCTCATCAATCATAACCGCAATAAGGTATTTCGGGCGCTCTTTGGGGAAAAATCCAATAAAGGTCATTATCGATTTAGAATTTGAATATTTTCCATTTGGGTCTAGCTTTTGAGCCGTTCCAGTTTTTCCACAAACTTCGTATCCAGGAATCATAGCTTGTCGACCGGTACCATTTCGCACTGCTTTCGATAAAATTTCTTTAATAATATTACTCTGCTCAGCACTGAGGACGTGTCGAATAATTTCCTTTTTACCCGAATAAATAATTTTATTGTCATGGGCGATAATTGTTTTAATAATATAAGGTTTTAAAAGTAGTCCATTATTAGCAATTGCCAAATAGGCTGTAGCCAATTGGAGGAGGGTAACTCTAACTCCTTGTCCAAATGCATTATTAGCGTATCGAAGTGGCGATAACTTTTCGGGACGATCAATAAATCCTTTTGCTTCACCAGGAAGTTCGATCCCGATACTCGTCCCAAAACCAAATTTTTTTTCTGTTTGATAAAATTCTTCTGGGGATAATTGCGTGGTCAGCAACGAAACGCCAACATTTGAGGATTTGACAAATATATCCTCAAAGTTTAATATCCCATTGTTGTGGACATCTTTAATTTTTCTACCACTTATCGTTAGATAACCACTTGAGGTATTATAAGTTTGCGATAAAAGGTTATTTGCTTGATTAGATTGAACTGCCGTGGCGCAAATCATTAATTTATACACAGAACCTGGCTCAAATTCATCAGTCACCGCTGTAGCCTTCCAATATTCTCTGGGATAGATATAAGGATCATTAGGATCAAAATCCGGGTAATCTGCCAGTGCTAACAATGCCCCATCTTCACAATTTAAAATGATTACTGAACCTTTTATTGCCTGGAGATTCTCGACATATTTTTTTAGCAACTGATATGCTATTTGTTGAATATCTAAGTCTATAGTTAGCACGATATCATATCCGTCGATTGATTTACAAATCCGATAAGATGGCCAACGATACCGGTTGCCTAAGGCATCTTTTTGAAGTATTTCCCAGCCGGGCTTACCTTTTAAATACTGATCATAAGCAAACTCAATACCGGCTAAACCACCTTCCACGCCAGTAAAACCAATAACACTACCCAACACCGGTCCATAAGGGTAAATACGTTTAATTGCTTCTCGAACCACGACGCTATTATCAAACCGATGCTTTACAAGATCTTTTTGTAATTTCAATCCGATTTCGTAATCTATAAATCTGGTTAACCAAAACAGTCTAGTTTGACTTTTAAGCTCATTCCGTAATTTATCCCTGGAATTTAATTTATAGTTTGCAAGAATTTCAACAACACTGTCGATTGATCGGACATACTGCGGAAAAACTCGCACTGAGAATCCCCGTTCGTTATATGCGAGCAGGCGGTTTTTACAATCGTATATTTTACCCCGCTCAGCCGATAAAGGCAACGAATCACAATGCTGTTTTAGAGCTTGCTCATTATAATAGCGATGTTTAATAACCTGTATCCAAAACACATACATTAGCAACAAAACAAAAATAGCATTAAACACCCAACGGAGGATATTAATACGATGGTTGAATCGATTCATAAGGTGTTTAGTTGTTTAGTTTTATTTGTGTCGTATCAGCGTTGAATTTAGCATGTGCGTATTGAGTAGGTTCGTTTCTTGTAGAATTTGACGGGACAGGGGACACCATCCCGGGGACGGTATCATATACGAGTTTCAATTTCAGATCTGACGCCCGTTTCTCTATATTAACCCAAAGCAGAGAGTTGGAAAGAGCCGTTTGGAGGCATGATATTTCTTCTTTTAATAAATAACGTTCTTTTTCAAGCTGCGAGAGTTTCTGGGTATATATGATATTTTTTTGGAATAAATACAAATATACCAGCACCAAAGCGCATAATATACTACTCAAGCCGATAATTTTAAGTAATTTAAACATTTTCGTTAGTAGTAAGTTTTTCAGCCACACGCAGTTTAGCACTGCGGGCTCGAGGATTAGTCTGCATCTCCTCAGGTTGGGGTGTTATTGGTTTCTTAGTAATTAGTTTTAATGCTTTTAATTGAGCATAGCTTTTAAAAATATTTTTTACTAACCGATCTTCTAAGGAATGATATGAGATACAGAGAATTCGTCCACAAGGTGATAAAACCGATATTGCTTTTTGTAAAGCCGATTGAATGTTATTTAATTCATCATTAACAGCAATTCGGAGAGCCTGAAATATTCGAGCCAAGGCTTTTTTGTAAAAACGAGATGGCACCACCGACTTTATTATGTCGGCTAACTCTTGCGTCGTATTTATTTCTTTCCTGTGCTTATAGACTGCTGATGCAATTCGCCGCGCAAAACGTTCTTCACCATATACCTTAAATATTTTTGTTAAATACTCGATAGAGCTTTTCCGTATGAGGTCCTGAGCTTTTTGGGTAGTGCCATTTTGAGAAAACCGCATATCTAAAATGCCGTTAAGTTGGTAAGAAAAGCCTCTCGCTGGAGTTTTTAAATGATACAAAGACACACCGTAATCGAATAAAACGCCCCTTACTTTATAACTGGGGAAGTTTCGGACAATGTGATCGAGTTCTGTGTAGTTTTTATTAAAAAGATAAATAT comes from candidate division WOR-3 bacterium and encodes:
- a CDS encoding UDP-N-acetylmuramoyl-L-alanyl-D-glutamate--2,6-diaminopimelate ligase encodes the protein MKFLRDLCKLTDCSVIGNQNREIDGIAYHSKAVNKNYMFVAIDGFFCSGKSYINEAISRGASVIVCKDRSLINRLSNAYPHITFIISNDCRRFLATAANWFYDYPSNSIKLIGITGTDGKTTTSYIIKSILEAAGKSTGLIGTIKYYDGERYLRASHTTPESLDLVRFLHNLRTKNIQYCICEVSSHALALNRVHGLDFHVAVFTNISQDHLDFHRTLSAYKKAKLKLFQMVASNGYAAVNLNDKFSQIIVKNTDATVIGYGVNLFNIPDQVKTIVAGKILSKTIKGTNVLVKITNRESDNEIELDVILPMIGEHNVFNMLGAIAAAYALKIPYEIIPQGISACSLVTGRLQKITANNKVNIYIDYAHTPRALETVIKSLREITKGRIIVVFGCGGNRDAQKRPLMGKISTELADFAVITSDNPRNENPLDIIKNITTGIKKDNYKIIVNRSQAIKEAILMAQKDDAVLIAGKGHEKYQIIGDRKIPYSDFAVVKQTLKILKET
- the mraY gene encoding phospho-N-acetylmuramoyl-pentapeptide-transferase codes for the protein MVYLLLYPLKHYVSFFNIFRYITFRAAYAATLALIICLLLGPWFIKTLRKYSIGQNIRNEVPRLHMTKAGTPSMGGLLIISAIVIATLLFADLKNLNIIVGIFVLLSFGALGYADDYHKIRRNNARGLSIKTKLFYQIIISIIAALILFYFSANKEIVTMTNFPFFKNININFKHFFIPWVVLILLVTSNAVNFADGLDGLATGLLGIASLGYGILTYVSGHGKISTYLNILYVPGAGEMSVICFAVLGACLGFLWFNSHPAQIFMGDTGSLPLGAIIGYSAIVSKHEFLFVLIGGVFLLEIFTVFIQVVYFHLTHGKRIFRMAPLHHHFELCGWPEPKIVVRFWILGIISAILAISTLKIR
- the murD gene encoding UDP-N-acetylmuramoyl-L-alanine--D-glutamate ligase, which produces MKHNRFGLNNHNKKVIILGLGKIGQSVLRYLIRTNVRILCYDDNINNVSSDYLCLFNTNPNFTFIKDKHKIKNHIDDIEFAIVSPGIKENNYIVRCLRKNNIPIYDEVEFTSNFIKSPIIAITGTNGKSTTTVLLGKILAEANRKCFWGGNLAPGLPFSHSLLQTPKEYYIIEVSSFQLERCKSFRPHIGILLNISHDHLDRHRTMSEYCNIKFKIFENQTDKDFAIVNCDDSLIMEHIKRIKSNLYFFSIRKEVKGVFLKNDIIYFNNEKICNIADINLKGKQFLSSILAAICAAKLIGIKNCAIKKLLSTFVGLNHRLEFVTENKNVKYINNSMCTNPAAGIETLSAFTQPVILITGGKEKNLPLDAYVKAIIHKAKHTILLGENRFKLYKLLKYYKYKNAYVSHTLKNAIKTAMHLARPRDIILFSPGFASFDMFSNFEERGNLFKKLVLDLTSR
- the rsmH gene encoding 16S rRNA (cytosine(1402)-N(4))-methyltransferase RsmH; translation: MVNSLTLTSSNVFHVPVMANEILHYLSPVFSKCKTEKILFIDATIGGGGHTEKILQHFEIDLVVGIDWDKDAIEYCQQKFAKYKNIYLFNKNYTELDHIVRNFPSYKVRGVLFDYGVSLYHLKTPARGFSYQLNGILDMRFSQNGTTQKAQDLIRKSSIEYLTKIFKVYGEERFARRIASAVYKHRKEINTTQELADIIKSVVPSRFYKKALARIFQALRIAVNDELNNIQSALQKAISVLSPCGRILCISYHSLEDRLVKNIFKSYAQLKALKLITKKPITPQPEEMQTNPRARSAKLRVAEKLTTNENV
- a CDS encoding FtsW/RodA/SpoVE family cell cycle protein gives rise to the protein MLSNPDLVLCFLVGLLIASGLVAIYSVTLHYGWEKSFSPEISFFKKHLVRTAIGTIILLCATYFPYPLFRKLALNKLILKKFTLIDCIIFVSILILIITLITGKKVASARRWILFFQPIELIKIFLVIWLSAYFAKSYESFNNTGSSRTRKSAKNHLTPLLIIGIIILLTLCQPAIGTSIIIGISSLIMVGLSEFKIRYLILGVIASLILFFATILTVPYAQKRIKEHLLNSYQQYQAIIAVGSGGLFGKGLGEGKQKLYFLPKAHTDFIFSSIAEEVGFWGSLGLFTLFFLLFNRVVKISFYMNDYFDKMLLVGLITLISIYFFVHLSVNLALIPTTGQPLPFISYGGSALISNLLAIGIILNITRYSPKICIESLKFAPKYKKYEL
- a CDS encoding penicillin-binding protein 2, giving the protein MNRFNHRINILRWVFNAIFVLLLMYVFWIQVIKHRYYNEQALKQHCDSLPLSAERGKIYDCKNRLLAYNERGFSVRVFPQYVRSIDSVVEILANYKLNSRDKLRNELKSQTRLFWLTRFIDYEIGLKLQKDLVKHRFDNSVVVREAIKRIYPYGPVLGSVIGFTGVEGGLAGIEFAYDQYLKGKPGWEILQKDALGNRYRWPSYRICKSIDGYDIVLTIDLDIQQIAYQLLKKYVENLQAIKGSVIILNCEDGALLALADYPDFDPNDPYIYPREYWKATAVTDEFEPGSVYKLMICATAVQSNQANNLLSQTYNTSSGYLTISGRKIKDVHNNGILNFEDIFVKSSNVGVSLLTTQLSPEEFYQTEKKFGFGTSIGIELPGEAKGFIDRPEKLSPLRYANNAFGQGVRVTLLQLATAYLAIANNGLLLKPYIIKTIIAHDNKIIYSGKKEIIRHVLSAEQSNIIKEILSKAVRNGTGRQAMIPGYEVCGKTGTAQKLDPNGKYSNSKSIMTFIGFFPKERPKYLIAVMIDEPQKFRFAGETVCPLFRDLATEILLLNKHYPFNLLTNL